AAATATGCCACTGCGATGGATGATCGCTACCAGTATCGCGATCAAACGGTTGTCGTGCCGGGTATTGTCAGCGTGCTGCGTGATATGAGTCAAAGCAGTGCGCCGTCTACGACATCCTCTTCGCCAGCAACTCAGGGGCTGCCGATGTTTTCTGCCGATCCGCGTCAGAATGCGGTAATCGTGCGCGATCGTTCAGTCAATATAGCCGGTTACCGCAAGCTTATTAGCGAGCTCGATCAGCGCCCACAGATGATTGAAATATCGGTAACCATTATTGATGTTGACGCGGGTGATATCAGCGAGCTCGGTATTGATTGGAGCGCGGCGATATCACTGGGTGGTGGCGCGCTCTCCTTTAATGGCCCTGATAGCAATACCGGCGGCGGTTTTTCAACGGTGATTAGCAACACGCCAAGCTTTATGGCGCGTTTGGTCGCGTTGGAGAAAAGCTCTCATGCCTATATTTTGTCGCAGCCATCGGTGGTGACGCTCAATAACATTCAGGCGGTTCTGGATAAAAACGTCACGTTTTATACCAAGTTGGAGGGGGAGAAAGTGGCTAAATTGGAGTCGATTACCACGGGCTCGTTACTCCGGGTGACGCCGCGCCTGCTGAGCGAGCATGGCAAGCAAAACATTATGCTTAATCTCAATATTCAAGATGGGCAACAAAATGCACCACTGAGCCAAAGTGAGCCATTACCGCAGGTTCAAAACTCGGAGATTGCGTCGCAGGCCACATTGCAAGCGGGGCAAAGTTTACTGCTTGGCGGCTTTAAACAGGACAAACAAATGCAGGTGCAAAATAAGATCCCATTGCTGGGAGATATTCCGGTTATTGGGCGTCTGTTTCGCAGTGATAGCAACCAAACTAACAGCGTTATCCGACTGTTCCTGATTAAGGCGACGGTGGCTAACGACGATAATAATAGTCATGGGTAACGAGCGAAAAGTCCGTTTGATTGGCGGCATCCTCCATGGTCGAGAAATATGGCTGGAGGATGGGAAACTCTCCATCGGTGAACATGGCTGCGATCTTTGCATCCCTCTCAACGGGGAAGGCCAGGTGGTGTTGTCTATCAACGATGGACAGATGTTCGTAGATGCGGGGCGCGCGACCGTTAGGGTCAATGGCCGAAGGCATAAAACCAACTTACCGTTGCCCGATGAGGGATTATTACAAACGATGGGGTTGGCGATGGCATTTGGTCGCCATGAAGCCAATTTGTCGCACTATCGGCTACCAACCGGTTTACCTGCGGTTTACTGGGGAATGATGCTGATGCTAACGCTTTTCGTGCTGGTCGGCGTATTCGTCACTTGGAGCGACCATAGCGCTAAGTCGCCTCCAAGCCTCTCCACACAAGTCGATGCGCTGCTACGGCAAAAAGGGCTAACACAAACCGTGGCTCGTTGGGATCAGGATGGAACGCTGCAACTGTCAGGCTACTGCCAAAACAGCGCCGTGTTGCAAACCGCGCGCTTGAAACTGGAATCGTGGGGAGTGCTTTACCGAGACAGCGTGGTTTGCACCGATCAGCTTATCCGGGATGTTAGTGATATTTTGACGCCGGCGGGGTATGTCAATGCGCATGTGACTAACGTTGTTCCGGGTGAAGTGCACATCACCGCCGATATTACGATGGGCAAACGCTGGGCTATTGTTCAACCACAGCTCGCTGAGTTACCGGGGCTAACGCATTGGAAAATTGACAATCCTTACGAGGCGCAGGACAAGGCTATCATCGACAGGGTGTTGCAAGATGGTTTAGCGGGCAGCGTTAGCGTTACCCCGGTGGGGCAAGCGTTTGTTATCAGCGGGGTGCTGGACACTGAGCAACAGCAAATTTTAAATCAGCTCTTAACCCAAGTGCGTCAGCAGTTTCCCGATATTGCATTGAGCTATCAAAATGTCTCGGCGTCCAACGAAGGAAACCAGCGCTTCCCTTCACCGATTGCTGCAATTATCCATGGTCGACAGGGGATCTACCTGATACTGGAAAATAATGAACGGTTGAGATTGGGAAGCCAGCTTCCTGACGGCAGCGAAGTGGTTGCCCTAAACGATCGGGCGGTCACGCTCAAATACCAAGGGGCGCTGATTAACACCCCATTCAATTTTTGAGGGGTAAATGCCATAGCTACGCTGACAGAGTTAGAAGATCGCCTACGTGATTCTGATGAGCAGACCCGAGAACGTTTAACCGCGCTGGCGGCGGTGAAATCACGCCTGCTGGAAGCAATGCAAAACCCAATGCCGCAAGAGCAATATCAGCAGTTCACCTTATTGTTGGAAGCGGTCATTCAGGCCGAAGATATTATCAACGTGATTTACTTTCGTTATCACAATGACCGAATAAAATTCACTGAATAATTAAGTGTCATTACTCATGAATAAATATTAAAAGAAAATCATAAAGGTCATGCGTATTAAAATTTAATTTTTAATGCAATAAGGAGTCGCTATGCAAATAAATATTGAAGCGGAAAAAAAACGGATCGAAAGGGAGTGTTTACGACTGGATAAGTTTTTTTCGGATTTTACTTTTATAAAAAGTGCAATGGCTGAATTAGTTGCCAATGCCGAGACCGATCCGCAGGCAAGGGAAAAACTAAGACAGTTGGAAGCCCTGTTCCCCGAGGGCATTCAGGGTATGGAACAGAATGCTAGACGGGATATGAAAACGTTGAGTGTCGCGCTTAAAAAAGTGCAATCACAGCTAAATTACGCCATTTCAAACTCGGATAAGTAGCTGAGGAAAACATTATGGGTGAAATTACAACTAGGCCTAGAGATATATTTGAATCTCCTTATGTCAGTAACAATAACACCATGCAGAAAAAACAGGGTGTCGATGACTATGGCATCTCGGGAAATAATAGCGATCAAGATAACCCTTTCGCGTTTGGTTATTCTGTTCTCAATGACCTTTCATTGGTATTACAACAAATCGCTAATTCGCTCTATGGAAATATAAAGAAGAGCACTGAACGTGCGCGTAATACACAGG
This is a stretch of genomic DNA from Hafnia alvei. It encodes these proteins:
- a CDS encoding EscC/YscC/HrcC family type III secretion system outer membrane ring protein — its product is MLIFCALAQGQTLAWKGESFSLRARKIPLSTVLQNLAENYDTQVVIDPSITDIFNGVILCSPPIDILNKISAQYNLATYLDGNTLFIYPSSLITHRIVTLNTLPASTFVRYLRDRDVPAQNSCEVHRVPRMNALDISGVPACLSRITQLASMLDGEMTKRQDDAVSLIVYPLKYATAMDDRYQYRDQTVVVPGIVSVLRDMSQSSAPSTTSSSPATQGLPMFSADPRQNAVIVRDRSVNIAGYRKLISELDQRPQMIEISVTIIDVDAGDISELGIDWSAAISLGGGALSFNGPDSNTGGGFSTVISNTPSFMARLVALEKSSHAYILSQPSVVTLNNIQAVLDKNVTFYTKLEGEKVAKLESITTGSLLRVTPRLLSEHGKQNIMLNLNIQDGQQNAPLSQSEPLPQVQNSEIASQATLQAGQSLLLGGFKQDKQMQVQNKIPLLGDIPVIGRLFRSDSNQTNSVIRLFLIKATVANDDNNSHG
- the sctD gene encoding type III secretion system inner membrane ring subunit SctD, producing the protein MGNERKVRLIGGILHGREIWLEDGKLSIGEHGCDLCIPLNGEGQVVLSINDGQMFVDAGRATVRVNGRRHKTNLPLPDEGLLQTMGLAMAFGRHEANLSHYRLPTGLPAVYWGMMLMLTLFVLVGVFVTWSDHSAKSPPSLSTQVDALLRQKGLTQTVARWDQDGTLQLSGYCQNSAVLQTARLKLESWGVLYRDSVVCTDQLIRDVSDILTPAGYVNAHVTNVVPGEVHITADITMGKRWAIVQPQLAELPGLTHWKIDNPYEAQDKAIIDRVLQDGLAGSVSVTPVGQAFVISGVLDTEQQQILNQLLTQVRQQFPDIALSYQNVSASNEGNQRFPSPIAAIIHGRQGIYLILENNERLRLGSQLPDGSEVVALNDRAVTLKYQGALINTPFNF
- a CDS encoding EscE/YscE/SsaE family type III secretion system needle protein co-chaperone produces the protein MTELEDRLRDSDEQTRERLTALAAVKSRLLEAMQNPMPQEQYQQFTLLLEAVIQAEDIINVIYFRYHNDRIKFTE